One window of the Thunnus albacares chromosome 3, fThuAlb1.1, whole genome shotgun sequence genome contains the following:
- the LOC122973954 gene encoding uncharacterized protein LOC122973954: protein MVEVEVQGSASSSDVVTISLNQPANVVEKKVPQLEKSLGKALGWTVNIIEVSSSNGGAAESRTLRADVETLVSFIAVDEGEAVSFEDVTEKLQSESAALRAELVKVFGEGLQFDVLGRPQSAGSDQTVVIALGVLLGLSVLGLIVTVTLIIRFKRNEKQDSDKESFDMDRKDEGYTNSNWSKNVSETIGKGDEQPKKTVKETSEDQTVKTDTVRSKPGGHSDVWDSDIDSCAL from the exons ATGGTGGAG GTGGAGGTTCAGGGAAGTGCGAGCAGCAGCGACGTGGTGACCATCTCCCTCAACCAACCTGCCAACGTTGTGGAGAAAAAAGTTCCACAGTTGGAGAA gtcTTTAGGGAAAGCTCTGGGCTGGACTGTGAACATCATCGAGGTATCCAGCTCTAACGGAGGAGCGGCTGAGTCCAGAACGCTGAGAGCAGATGTGGAGACTCTGGTCAGCTTCATCGCTGTGGATGAAGGGGAGGCTGTTTCCTTTGAGGATGTCACTGA GAAGCTGCAGAGTGAATCAGCCGCGTTGAGGGCGGAGCTTGTCAAAGTGTTTGGAGAAGGTCTTCAGTTCGATGTGCTGGGGAGGCCTCAAAGCGCCGGCTCCGACCAGACTGTGGTCATCGCTCTGGGCGTCCTGTTGGGCCTGAGCGTTCTGGGATTGATTGTTACTGTTACCTTGATCATCAG gTTCAAGAGGAATGAAAAACAGGATTCTGACAAAGAGAGTTTCGACATGGACAGAAAGGATGAAGGTTACAC GAACAGCAACTGGTCCAAGAATGTTTCTGAAACCATCGGAAAG GGGGACGAACAGCCGAAGAAGACGGTCAAAGAGACGTCTGAAGATCAGACGGTGAAGACGGACACTGTGAGATCCAAACCGGGTGGACACAGTGACGTATGGGACAGCGACATTGATTCTTGCGCTCTTTAA
- the LOC122973903 gene encoding ubiquitin carboxyl-terminal hydrolase 34-like, which translates to MGAKNNIRPPRPELNMCLLPSMVESSKGKDEVYDRMLLDYFLSYHQFIHLLCRVAINCEKFTDTLVKLSVLIAYEGLPLHLALFPKLWTELCQSQSVLAKTCVKLLCEDPAFSEYIKCILMDERTFLNNNMAYSFLTCFLHKVQVLSGPSCSNLIGVLVTNLLSEQSSLQPELAAHRLELSKTSGLLNADLRALVLLLSVQPPQVVDPALCPALQELLGRCRVCVQQRSALELEAKDHKAKAEDEGATPVKRRRVSSDDDRAGDAAASLCVASTSSSSSSSSSALPPCGEPKADHQEALTPTSTSDTETRDSSSLIDPGTEQDPPSPDPAPASTGNLDSSPKEEKMEASSSSSSSFSSSSSLLQEAEPAFVQAEETEPPRHVAQAGEEEEAEQREGRRGEAASASSEEVKEEKEAGSKTSGSSAPSLSEDAAFPSALGLVGEGPEGCGGHTPSSQVFSSAGPPPDMLDMLYRTVEATIAIVTKLSVKGPPSS; encoded by the exons ATGGGAGCCAAAAACAACATCCGACCTCCGAGACCAGAACTCAACATGTGTCTGCTGCCCTCGATGGTGGAGAGCAGCAAG GGTAAAGACGAGGTGTACGACCGCATGCTGCTGGATTACTTCCTGTCCTACCACCAGTTCATCCACCTGCTGTGTCGCGTCGCCATCAACTGCGAGAAATTCACAGACACGCTCGTCAAACTAA gtgtgttgATAGCGTATGAAGGACTTCCTCTTCACCTCGCTCTCTTCCCCAAACTGTGGACGGAGCTCTGTCAGTCACAG tCTGTTCTGGCTAAAACGTgcgtgaagctgctgtgtgaggATCCGGCCTTCAGCGAGTACATCAAGTGCATCCTGATGGACGAGAGGACGTTCCTCAACAACAACATGGCCTACTCCTTCCTCACCTGCTTCCTGCACAAG gtccAGGTGTTGTCTGGTCCCAGCTGCTCCAACCTGATTGGTGTTTTGGTGACGAACCTGCTGAGTGAACAGAGCAGCCTGCAGCCTGAACTGGCCGCTCACCGGCTGGAGCTCAGCAAGACCAGCGGCCTGCTCAACGCC gactTGAGGGCGTTGGTGTTGCTGCTGTCCGTCCAGCCGCCGCAGGTCGTCGACCCCGCCCTCTGCCCCGCCCTGCAGGAGCTGCTGGGTCGCtgtcgtgtttgtgtccagcAGCGCAGCGCTCTGGAGCTGGAGGCCAAGGACCACAAGGCCAAag ctgaaGACGAGGGAGCGACCCCGGTGAAGCGGCGGAGGGTGAGCAGCGACGACGACAGAGCCGGTGACGCAGCGGCATCGCTCTGCGTGgcctccacctcttcctcctcctcctcttcttcatcggCCCTCCCGCCGTGCGGCGAGCCGAAGGCCGACCACCAGGAGGCGCTGACGCCCACCAGCACCTCAGACACGGAGACTCGCGACTCCTCCTCGCTGATCGACCCGGGCACCGAGCAGGACCCGCCCTCCCCTGACCCCGCCCCCGCCTCCACCGGGAACCTGGACTCCTCCCCTaaagaggagaagatggaggcctcttcatcgtcctcctcctccttctcctcctcctcctccctgctgcaGGAGGCGGAGCCGGCGTTCGTGCAGGCGGAGGAGACTGAGCCGCCGCGACACGTGGCGCAGGcgggtgaggaagaggaggcggAGCAGCGAGAGGGGAGGCGGGGCGAGGCGGCGTCCGCTTCCTCAGAGGAGGtgaaggaagagaaggaggcGGGCTCTAAGACCAGCGGCAGCTCGGCCCCGTCCCTCTCGGAGGACGCCGCCTTCCCATCAGCCCTCGGGCTGGTGGGGGAGGGGCCAGAGGGCTGCGGAGGCCACACCCCCTCCTCCCAGGTGTTCTCGAGTGCCGGTCCCCCACCTGACATGCTGGACATGCTGTACAGGACGGTGGAAGCCACCATCGCCATAGTTACCAAACTGTCCGTTAAAGGCCCTCCCTCTTCATGA